One Ilumatobacter coccineus YM16-304 genomic window, GAACGCGCCCTCGACGCGCTCGGCATCTGATCAGGCAGCGGGCAGACTGGGGAGATGAGCGCACCCGCTGCCGACACGTCCGTCTATCTCGACCGGCTCGACCGGGTTCGCGCGGCGATGACCGAGCACGACATCGACACCCTGTTGCTGTCGGTCGGCCACGACCTGCCGTACCTCACCGGCTACACGGCGATGCCGCTCGAACGGCTCACGATGCTGGTCGTGCCGCGTGACGGCGACGCCAGCATGATCATCCCCGGACTCGAAGCGGCGCGCGTCGTCGAACAGCCCGGCGTGTTCACCCTCGTCCCGTGGGGTGAGACGCAGGATCCGACGGCGATCGTCGGTCGCCTCGCCGCGGGCTCCGGCCGCGTCGCCATCGGCGATCAGATGTGGGCCCGGTTCCTCGTCGAACTGTTGCCCCACATCCCGGGCGCCGAGTACACCCGGGCCGTCGACGTGGTCGGCGAGTTGCGGATGAAGAAGGATCAGGCCGAGATCGATGCGCTCGCCGCAGCCGGCGCCGCGGTCGACAAGATCGCCGGGGAGTTGCAGCGCGGCGAGATCCCGTTGGTCGGACGCACCGAAGCCGAGGTGTCGGCGCACCTGAGTCGACGCATCATCGAAGAGGGGCACCAGCGGGTGAACTTCGCGATCGTCGCCGCCGGCGAGAACGCGTCGAGCCCACACCACCATGCCGGTGAGCGGGTGATCCGCGAGAACGAGATCGTGCTCTGTGACTTCGGCGGCACGATGAACGGCTACTGCTCCGACACGACCCGGTGCGTGTTCACCGGCGAGATCGCCGGCGACGTGGCCGAGGCGTACGCCGTGCTGCACGCCGCGCACGCGGCCGGGGTGGCGGCGGCCACCGTCGGCACACCGTGCGAAGACGTCGACCGGGCGGCACGAGCGGTCATCGCCGACGCCGGGTACGGCGACTACTTCATTCACCGCACCGGTCACGGCATCGGCCTCGAGGAGCACGAGGATCCCTACATCGTCGAGGGCAACGACCTCCCGCTCGCCGCCGGCCATGCGTTCAGCATCGAGCCGGGCATCTACGTGCCGGGCGAGTGGGGCATGCGGCTCGAAGACATCGTCGTCGCCACCGACGGCGGGCCGGCGCCGGTCAACCACTCGAACCACGACCTCGTCTCCGTCGACGCCTGACCCGCCGAAGCAACGGCGTCGCCGTCGTTCAGAGTCGGGTGGGGTCGACCTCGGGGCTGTAGTCGGTGAGGTCGATGCTCATGTCGGCACCGACGAACTGGGCCAACACGCCGGAGTCGAGCGCACAGAACGTCTCGGTTCCTCCGGAGACGACCACGTCGACGCAGCGAGCGTCTTCGCCCGCGATCGGCTTGGTGTACGACGCGGAGTCACCGATTCTGCGACTGGCACTGCTCCGGAGGCGGTCGGCGAAGGCCTGGCCGAAGAAGTCGTGGCGGAGGGCGACGTCGGAGATGCGCGCCTCGTTGAGCTCGGCTTCGCATTCGTTGGTGAGCACGTTGCACGTCTCGTCGCCGTCGGCGCTGCTCGTGAACTGCGTGGTCGCCGTGGGCGTCGCAACGGTCACCACGAGCAGATCGTCGTCGGTCTGGACGACCGACGCAGTGGCCGACACCCCGCCGTAGTGGAGTTCGGTCTCGTAGTCGGCGGTGAAGGTGGCGCCGTCGGTCGATTCGAGGCGGTCGAGCACCAGGTCGATGTCGTCGCTCCCGGTGCTGACGAGCGCTGCACTGCCCTCTTCGTCTTCGAAGCTCGGCCGTTCGCCGGTGAAACACCCTGCGAGCACGATGGCGGCGGCTCCGAGCACTGCGGCGGTTCGTCCCGATCGATGCGTGACCATGATGACGCCAGGCTAGGTCCGGCGGCCGAGAATCCGGCGTCGCACGTGACGTGTCGACACCGATCTCGGGAGCGGGTCGGGAAGACCACAGTTACCCTCAGCGACCGTGATTCGACTCGATGCCGCGACGGTGCTCCTGCAATGGGCGACGGGCGGCATGCTGTTCTGCTGGTACACCACCCGGCACCGCGTCGTCGGCATCGGATACGGCTGGCTGCTGCGCGCCACGTACTTCTGCTTCGCGGCGGGTGCGCTCGCAGTCGGGCTCGCATTCGACACCAACTGGATTCGCGAAGCGTCGTCGCTCGGTGTGGCCCTCGCCTGCGTCGTCGGCCTCGTCGTGTCGGTCCAA contains:
- a CDS encoding M24 family metallopeptidase, with amino-acid sequence MSAPAADTSVYLDRLDRVRAAMTEHDIDTLLLSVGHDLPYLTGYTAMPLERLTMLVVPRDGDASMIIPGLEAARVVEQPGVFTLVPWGETQDPTAIVGRLAAGSGRVAIGDQMWARFLVELLPHIPGAEYTRAVDVVGELRMKKDQAEIDALAAAGAAVDKIAGELQRGEIPLVGRTEAEVSAHLSRRIIEEGHQRVNFAIVAAGENASSPHHHAGERVIRENEIVLCDFGGTMNGYCSDTTRCVFTGEIAGDVAEAYAVLHAAHAAGVAAATVGTPCEDVDRAARAVIADAGYGDYFIHRTGHGIGLEEHEDPYIVEGNDLPLAAGHAFSIEPGIYVPGEWGMRLEDIVVATDGGPAPVNHSNHDLVSVDA